Proteins encoded by one window of Candidatus Saccharibacteria bacterium:
- a CDS encoding glycosyltransferase family 2 protein produces MIVDFLYQALRLVVIIGTASLLVRYLFVMLIAPIYDIKESLRIKNYDKQRIKPISVSVIIPAWNEAVGITKTIQSVLDNNYPNLEIIIINDGSTDNSDKLIKAFLKKHKGKNIIYHYQANAGKGHALNQGLKLANSEVIMTMDADSILDKQALHNLSNHFLDPSLAGLVGRVEIANYQSLIGYLQYFEYSFGFYAKKANSLLGIEYIFGGACAAFRKSLTFDQFGEFDTANLTEDIEMSLRTQFHGLKSKYASDVVCYTEGASSIYGLVKQRIRWKKGRFETFDKYREMFFSRKPQHNKLLTWGLLPSSILLELQLLIEPISLSYFFIDNVIKRNPLGLALSISFFAVGFIILAIFEVSERKLKFGLSWIYLWPLIYILVWVEYLALMQSVYLSIRKRKLRWQKWERKGI; encoded by the coding sequence TTGATAGTTGATTTTCTCTACCAAGCCTTAAGACTGGTTGTAATCATTGGTACAGCAAGTCTCCTAGTTCGCTACCTTTTTGTTATGCTGATTGCACCGATATATGATATCAAAGAGAGTCTTAGAATAAAAAATTATGATAAACAAAGAATTAAACCTATCTCAGTCAGTGTGATCATCCCAGCCTGGAATGAAGCAGTAGGAATTACCAAAACAATTCAATCTGTCCTGGATAATAATTATCCAAATCTAGAAATAATTATTATCAATGACGGATCAACTGACAACTCTGACAAACTCATCAAAGCCTTCTTAAAAAAACATAAAGGCAAAAATATCATCTATCATTATCAAGCCAATGCTGGCAAAGGCCATGCCCTCAATCAGGGACTCAAACTGGCTAATTCTGAAGTAATCATGACTATGGATGCTGACTCAATTCTGGACAAACAGGCATTGCATAATCTTTCTAATCACTTCTTGGATCCTAGTCTAGCTGGTTTGGTAGGGCGAGTAGAGATTGCAAATTATCAAAGCCTGATTGGTTACCTCCAATACTTTGAGTATAGCTTTGGCTTTTATGCCAAGAAGGCAAATTCTCTACTTGGTATTGAGTACATTTTTGGTGGTGCCTGTGCAGCCTTTCGCAAATCATTGACCTTTGATCAATTTGGAGAGTTTGACACTGCAAATCTTACGGAAGACATAGAGATGTCACTTCGAACACAATTTCATGGCCTAAAGAGTAAGTATGCTAGTGATGTAGTTTGTTACACCGAAGGAGCAAGTAGTATCTATGGACTAGTCAAACAAAGGATCCGTTGGAAAAAGGGTCGATTTGAAACTTTTGACAAATACCGTGAAATGTTCTTCTCGAGAAAGCCACAACACAACAAGCTCTTGACCTGGGGTCTACTACCAAGCTCTATCTTGCTTGAGCTTCAACTACTGATCGAACCTATCTCTCTGAGCTACTTCTTTATCGACAATGTAATCAAACGTAACCCACTGGGATTAGCACTAAGTATTAGTTTCTTTGCAGTAGGATTCATTATCTTAGCAATATTTGAGGTGTCAGAACGTAAACTAAAGTTTGGCTTATCTTGGATTTATCTATGGCCGCTAATCTATATCTTGGTCTGGGTTGAATACCTAGCCTTAATGCAGAGTGTCTACCTGAGTATCAGAAAGCGCAAACTGCGTTGGCAAAAGTGGGAAAGAAAGGGAATCTAA